Proteins found in one Serratia plymuthica genomic segment:
- the rraB gene encoding ribonuclease E inhibitor RraB, protein MANREQLEEQREETRLIIEELLEDGSDPDALYTIEHHLSAEKFEVLEQAAVEAFKLGYEVTDAEELEVEDGTLVMCCDVISEVGLNAELIDTQVEQLLALAERCGVNYDGWGTYYEDPNGEDGEDDEEDGELIDEDDDGKRH, encoded by the coding sequence ATGGCAAACCGCGAACAGCTGGAAGAACAACGTGAAGAGACCCGCCTGATCATCGAAGAACTGCTGGAAGACGGCAGCGATCCGGATGCGCTCTACACCATCGAACACCACCTCTCTGCCGAAAAGTTTGAAGTGCTGGAGCAGGCCGCTGTCGAAGCCTTCAAGCTGGGCTACGAAGTGACCGACGCCGAAGAGCTGGAAGTGGAAGACGGCACGCTGGTCATGTGCTGCGACGTGATCAGCGAAGTCGGCCTGAACGCCGAACTGATCGACACCCAGGTCGAGCAACTGTTGGCGCTGGCGGAACGTTGCGGCGTCAACTACGACGGTTGGGGCACCTACTACGAAGATCCGAACGGTGAAGACGGTGAGGATGATGAAGAAGACGGTGAATTGATCGACGAAGATGACGACGGCAAACGCCACTGA